One segment of Nostoc piscinale CENA21 DNA contains the following:
- a CDS encoding P-II family nitrogen regulator — MQPVKRIEIFANYVELGKILESLEKAGVRGHSVIKDVAGKGTRGTITNDLAMTMLDNVYIIAFFPPEKLSLVESNVRQTLSKFGGVCFISDAIEIETTRCVG, encoded by the coding sequence ATGCAGCCTGTAAAACGGATAGAAATCTTTGCCAACTATGTTGAACTCGGTAAAATCTTAGAATCTTTAGAAAAGGCAGGCGTAAGGGGACATTCAGTTATCAAAGATGTAGCCGGCAAAGGTACAAGAGGCACCATCACCAATGATTTAGCCATGACAATGCTAGACAATGTTTATATCATTGCCTTTTTTCCACCAGAAAAATTGTCTTTGGTAGAATCAAATGTCCGACAAACTCTGAGTAAGTTTGGCGGAGTTTGTTTTATTTCTGACGCAATCGAAATCGAGACTACTAGATGTGTGGGATGA
- a CDS encoding CO2 hydration protein: MVTIKNKPGSHPLDEYVKRLQTGGALLPESKENVLEVVGILKSYGVVLDAYSNNLIYIADHQFLVFFPFFKYFNNEFSFNKLLRHWWHDRINYEYAEYCMKAMMWHGGGGLDAYLDTKEFQERAKAVITAKFKNNPFILGLNQLFPDFLTEQLRVSAYYSGLGQFWRVMADIFLSLSDRYDNGEITSIQQVVDHIKAGLVADALKPITYSVKIQDKTYDIIPEKTGLTFLGDTAVPYVEAVFFRGTPFHGTVSYNAQAYQIPPDQGRFQYGALYADPLPIGGAGIPPTLLMQDMRHYLPEYLHAVYRRRLRGEDDLRVQICISFQKSMFCVTTAAILGLMPYPADTQEPSEQNANRVYLEKWMDRFTTSRLSDVNA, from the coding sequence ATGGTAACTATTAAAAATAAACCCGGCTCACATCCTTTAGATGAATATGTAAAAAGATTACAAACAGGTGGGGCATTATTACCTGAAAGCAAGGAAAATGTTTTAGAAGTAGTTGGTATCCTTAAAAGCTATGGTGTGGTTTTAGATGCCTACTCTAATAATCTTATATACATTGCTGACCATCAATTTTTAGTCTTTTTTCCTTTCTTTAAATACTTTAATAACGAATTTTCTTTTAATAAATTACTGCGCCACTGGTGGCACGATCGCATAAATTACGAATATGCCGAATATTGTATGAAAGCCATGATGTGGCATGGTGGCGGCGGCTTAGATGCTTATTTAGATACCAAAGAATTTCAAGAACGCGCCAAAGCAGTAATCACTGCTAAATTTAAAAATAATCCCTTTATTTTAGGATTAAACCAATTATTCCCTGATTTTTTAACAGAACAATTGCGAGTTTCGGCTTACTACAGTGGCTTGGGTCAATTTTGGCGCGTCATGGCTGATATTTTCCTCAGCTTATCTGACCGTTATGACAACGGTGAAATCACATCAATTCAGCAGGTTGTAGACCACATTAAAGCAGGTTTGGTAGCCGATGCTCTCAAGCCAATTACATACTCTGTCAAAATTCAAGATAAAACCTACGACATTATCCCAGAAAAAACTGGTTTAACATTTTTAGGAGATACAGCCGTACCTTATGTTGAGGCAGTTTTCTTCCGGGGAACTCCATTTCACGGCACAGTTTCTTACAATGCCCAAGCTTATCAAATTCCCCCAGATCAAGGACGATTCCAGTATGGTGCATTGTATGCTGATCCTTTACCAATTGGCGGTGCAGGCATTCCCCCTACCTTGCTGATGCAGGATATGCGCCATTATTTGCCAGAATATTTGCACGCTGTGTATCGCCGCCGCCTGCGTGGAGAAGATGATTTACGAGTACAAATCTGTATCAGTTTCCAAAAGTCAATGTTTTGCGTGACTACAGCCGCAATTTTAGGATTGATGCCTTACCCTGCTGACACTCAAGAACCATCTGAACAAAATGCCAACCGAGTTTACTTAGAAAAGTGGATGGATAGATTTACAACCTCACGCTTAAGTGATGTTAATGCTTAA
- a CDS encoding sodium-dependent bicarbonate transport family permease: protein MDVSLIVSNILNPPVLAFFLGILAVLVKTDLEIPAPIPKLLSLYLLFAIGFKGGVELVKSGINQSVILTLLAAMLMACVVPVYTFFILRIKLDTYNAAAIAATYGSISAVTFITASSFLTQLGMSFDGFMVAALALMESPAIVVGLILVNVFTVDENEREFNWSEVLQEAFLNSSVFLLVGSLFMGVLTGEHGWQTLKPFTQDMFYGVLTFFLLDMGLLAARRIKDLQKTGFFLISFAILVPIFNAGISLLIAKAIGMSQGDSLLFSVLCASASYIAVPAAMRLTVPEANPSLYVSTALAVTFPFNIIVGIPLYLYGINLFWR from the coding sequence ATGGATGTCAGCTTAATTGTATCTAACATCTTGAATCCACCTGTGTTAGCTTTCTTTTTAGGTATTTTGGCGGTATTAGTTAAAACAGATTTAGAAATTCCCGCACCAATACCGAAATTATTATCTTTGTATTTGTTATTTGCCATTGGGTTTAAAGGTGGAGTAGAACTCGTTAAAAGTGGGATTAATCAATCAGTAATCCTCACCCTTTTAGCCGCTATGTTAATGGCTTGTGTTGTTCCTGTTTACACATTTTTTATTCTGAGAATTAAGCTGGATACTTATAATGCAGCTGCGATCGCAGCTACTTACGGCTCAATTAGTGCTGTGACTTTTATTACTGCCAGTTCTTTTTTAACGCAACTGGGAATGAGTTTTGATGGCTTTATGGTTGCAGCCTTGGCATTAATGGAATCACCAGCCATTGTCGTGGGGTTAATATTAGTTAATGTTTTTACAGTTGATGAAAACGAACGCGAATTTAATTGGTCAGAAGTTTTACAAGAAGCTTTTCTAAATAGTTCGGTATTTTTGTTAGTTGGTAGCTTGTTCATGGGTGTCCTTACCGGAGAACATGGTTGGCAAACCTTAAAACCATTTACCCAAGATATGTTTTATGGTGTGCTGACGTTCTTTTTATTGGATATGGGACTTTTAGCTGCCAGAAGAATAAAAGATTTGCAAAAAACTGGATTTTTCCTGATTTCGTTTGCGATACTAGTACCAATTTTCAATGCTGGCATATCTTTATTAATAGCGAAAGCAATCGGAATGTCCCAAGGAGATAGCTTGTTATTCTCTGTGCTATGCGCCAGTGCATCCTACATTGCTGTACCAGCGGCTATGCGTCTCACCGTCCCAGAAGCGAATCCTAGTTTGTATGTTTCGACGGCGTTAGCTGTGACTTTTCCTTTTAATATCATTGTCGGCATCCCGCTCTATTTATACGGCATCAATCTATTTTGGAGGTAA
- a CDS encoding efflux RND transporter periplasmic adaptor subunit yields MASYPSSSSSQSRRSTIAVHHVRAPFTGVLGDIPVRVGEFVSKADSLTTLTRNDSLELNISVPLTQAKQLRVGLPVQMLDAQSQPTATGNISFISPNANSNSQTVLAKATFRNGGRQLLNRQLVQTKIIWDERPGILVSVTAVSRLGGEAFVFVAQAPENPKPGAPSLVALQKPVKLGAIEGSNYQVLEGLKAGDKIVVSGILNLTNGAPIAPTP; encoded by the coding sequence ATCGCAAGTTACCCAAGCAGCAGCTCAAGTCAAAGCCGCCGAAGTACAATTGCAGTACACCACGTCCGCGCTCCCTTTACCGGCGTTTTAGGGGATATTCCAGTAAGAGTCGGAGAATTTGTTAGCAAAGCCGACAGCCTCACCACCCTCACCAGAAATGACTCCTTAGAATTAAATATCTCTGTACCTCTGACGCAAGCCAAGCAATTGCGTGTCGGTTTACCAGTGCAAATGCTTGATGCTCAAAGTCAACCCACCGCTACAGGTAACATCAGTTTCATTTCACCCAACGCCAATTCTAATTCGCAAACAGTTTTAGCCAAAGCCACCTTTAGAAATGGCGGCAGACAATTACTAAATCGCCAGTTAGTCCAAACAAAAATCATTTGGGATGAACGTCCCGGAATTTTAGTGTCTGTGACAGCCGTTTCCCGCCTTGGTGGAGAAGCATTTGTATTTGTGGCTCAAGCACCAGAAAATCCTAAACCAGGAGCGCCATCTTTAGTAGCTCTGCAAAAACCAGTCAAATTAGGAGCCATTGAAGGCAGTAATTACCAAGTGCTAGAAGGACTCAAAGCTGGAGACAAAATCGTAGTTTCTGGCATCCTCAACTTAACCAATGGCGCACCCATCGCTCCTACTCCCTAA
- a CDS encoding biotin/lipoyl-binding protein produces MSQSEFPDSQFPLEIEQPVTTDSHQAQPTDPSTEPKHISIANKKRPWPVILGVVLLIAGLGVGWRWWQTSQASNAPAGAAAGQPMGVPVKLATVENATIQETSELVGNLDAPRSVTLKPEIDARITQILYQEGDRVSQGQVVIRLQSDDAQAQLLQAKASLEQAQARLAELKAGTRSEEIAQARAQLVQAQARLRDAQTGSSPEEMAQAEAQIEAAKSDLALAKSRAERYENLQKQGAISEDQMEGYLKEQRSAAAALVVAQKRLEQLSKARRSDINELEAAVEQQRQNLRQLENGPRQEEIAQARSQVTQAAAQVKAAEVQLQYTTSALPLPAF; encoded by the coding sequence ATGTCCCAATCTGAGTTCCCTGATTCACAGTTTCCGCTTGAAATAGAACAGCCTGTTACTACGGACTCTCATCAGGCTCAACCAACAGATCCTTCAACCGAACCAAAACACATTTCCATAGCTAATAAAAAGCGGCCTTGGCCTGTAATTTTAGGTGTCGTGTTGTTAATTGCAGGTCTTGGTGTCGGTTGGCGTTGGTGGCAAACTAGTCAAGCGAGTAATGCACCTGCTGGGGCTGCTGCGGGTCAACCAATGGGAGTTCCTGTGAAATTAGCCACTGTGGAGAATGCAACGATTCAGGAAACGTCAGAATTAGTTGGGAATTTGGATGCACCACGCTCAGTTACACTCAAGCCAGAAATTGACGCAAGAATCACACAGATTTTATATCAAGAAGGCGATCGCGTTTCCCAAGGACAAGTAGTGATTCGTCTGCAAAGTGATGATGCCCAAGCACAGTTACTCCAAGCCAAAGCTTCCCTTGAACAAGCGCAAGCACGTTTAGCAGAACTGAAAGCAGGTACACGCTCAGAAGAAATTGCCCAAGCCAGAGCGCAGCTAGTACAAGCCCAGGCGCGTTTACGAGATGCTCAAACAGGTTCCAGTCCCGAAGAAATGGCGCAAGCCGAAGCTCAAATTGAAGCTGCTAAGTCTGACTTAGCACTAGCAAAATCTCGCGCCGAACGCTACGAAAACTTACAAAAACAAGGGGCAATTTCCGAAGATCAGATGGAAGGTTATCTGAAAGAACAACGAAGCGCCGCCGCCGCATTAGTAGTGGCACAAAAACGCCTAGAGCAACTCAGCAAAGCCAGACGTTCAGATATTAATGAATTAGAAGCAGCCGTTGAGCAGCAAAGACAAAACTTAAGACAATTAGAAAACGGCCCCCGTCAAGAAGAAATTGCCCAAGCGCGATCGCAAGTTACCCAAGCAGCAGCTCAAGTCAAAGCCGCCGAAGTACAATTGCAGTACACCACGTCCGCGCTCCCTTTACCGGCGTTTTAG